The Aquidulcibacter paucihalophilus genome has a window encoding:
- the ftsY gene encoding signal recognition particle-docking protein FtsY — protein sequence MNDAPKKGWLSRLTEGLSRSSKQMTEQVVATFIKEPLSEAALEGLEEHLLESDLGPAATDRIVARFRELRFGAGANEREVKEALAEAVTAELVNHEARYEPLNGPRPFVTLFVGVNGSGKTTTLGKIAADLTGQGAKVMIVACDTFRAAAREQLKVWAERAGASFESRRDGADPAGLAFDAYTRAKAEGYDVVLIDTAGRLQNKSALMDELLKIVRVLKKIDPEAPHETLLVLDATVGRNALAQEQIFGRTAYVSGLVMTKLDGTARGGVLVPVAQASDAPIKLIGVGEGVEDLQPFDARAFSRLLVGLED from the coding sequence ATGAACGACGCGCCGAAAAAGGGCTGGCTCTCACGCCTGACCGAGGGCCTCTCCCGCTCCTCGAAGCAGATGACCGAACAGGTCGTCGCGACCTTCATCAAGGAACCGCTGTCCGAAGCCGCGCTTGAGGGGCTGGAAGAGCATCTGCTGGAGAGCGATCTGGGGCCTGCGGCCACGGACCGGATCGTGGCCCGCTTCCGCGAGCTGCGCTTCGGCGCGGGCGCCAATGAGCGCGAGGTCAAGGAGGCGCTGGCCGAGGCCGTGACCGCCGAACTGGTCAACCACGAGGCCCGCTACGAACCGCTGAACGGTCCGCGACCGTTCGTCACCCTGTTCGTCGGGGTCAATGGTTCGGGCAAGACCACGACCCTGGGCAAGATCGCCGCCGACCTGACCGGCCAGGGGGCCAAGGTGATGATCGTCGCCTGCGACACCTTCCGCGCCGCGGCCCGCGAACAGCTGAAGGTCTGGGCCGAGCGCGCCGGGGCCTCTTTCGAGAGCCGCCGCGACGGCGCCGACCCCGCGGGTCTGGCCTTCGACGCCTATACCAGGGCGAAGGCCGAAGGCTACGACGTCGTCCTGATCGACACCGCCGGGCGGCTGCAGAACAAGTCCGCCCTGATGGACGAACTGCTGAAGATCGTGCGCGTGCTGAAGAAGATCGATCCGGAGGCCCCGCACGAGACCCTGCTGGTGCTCGACGCCACCGTCGGCCGCAACGCCCTCGCCCAGGAACAGATATTCGGCCGCACGGCCTATGTTTCCGGACTGGTCATGACCAAGCTGGACGGCACGGCACGGGGCGGCGTTCTGGTTCCCGTGGCCCAGGCCTCGGACGCCCCGATCAAGCTGATCGGCGTGGGCGAAGGCGTCGAGGACCTGCAACCGTTTGACGCGCGAGCCTTTTCAAGGCTGCTGGTGGGGCTTGAGGACTGA